In Microbulbifer pacificus, the genomic stretch GCAGCTTCAGAAACGGGCCGTTGGGCTTCTTCCCGCCCTGTTCCCACTTCTGCACCGTGGACTTTACGAGGCCCGGCGCTGGACTCGCGCCGGGTGACTAACAGCAATCAGCAGCTAATCACTATCAAAGCCGCTTCCGCTATCGAAGGCTGTATACCCGCTACCTATCGCGCTGAAGTTTGCATTTCCAAGGAAGAACGTATCAGCAACTTCCTGTTTTAGGTCTTCATAGGCGAGACTAGGTTCATTTTGATTTGTCATGGAGATGATTGAAACAGTGCTACAGCAGGCGTCTTAGCGCCTAAAAAGAAAAGCCCCAGCCATGATGGGCTTGGGGCTTTGGGTGACCACTAAAGAACAAGAGGGTTACTTAACGCGGAGAACAGACACCATGGATGTAAAGAAAGCCGCCAATCCAACAAGCCCTAAAAGACCATTAAAAAGCAAATAATTAACCGTTGAGTTGTATATCCATCCACCCACCTCTGTCCCAAAGACATGCTGACTGGAAGCCGACAATGCATCGTAAATGTCGGTAACTGCGATCAATGTAATGACCAGTCCTAGAAGAATAAAAAATATGTGCACGGCAATTTTTAATCTCATCAGCTATTACTCCCTAATACTTCACGGTCAAAATCATATCCTGCCCATAACTCTGAAATTTCTGGACAAAACTAGGCATCAAGCCACACAAGTCAATACAGCCTGCTGATCCAGGTATTACACCGCCGTGAATACTAAAACCTGATCGATCATAAGTATTTGTATTCCCCAATGGCTCCAACCAAACCCTGTAATCCCCCCAGGAATTGTGCCCTCCTGGCCATGTACCTAAGCCAAACATGCCCTTAAATTCCTGCCATGCGGATTGATCCCTCACCTGAAGACGCTCTTGTCTCACAGCCCAAATTCCTTCTGGTATCGGCCCTTTATCTTCCTGCCCCTGGAATTCGCCAGATTGATAGCCTTCCCGGCCAGACACGGCAGCCCACTCATTAACAACTTTTCCGTTTGCATCCAACCATTGCAGAGATTTTCCATTGAAGCTCAAGCTCTGCGCCTTTTGTGCATTTACACGTCTTTGCTCAGACGTCTCA encodes the following:
- a CDS encoding helix-turn-helix domain-containing protein, encoding MQKWEQGGKKPNGPFLKLLNLVDRKGLDVLA
- a CDS encoding L,D-transpeptidase, whose translation is MAELQCGKFGHGFAAAGFTAAGTSFNNSNHIGGAGYSVTRVIVAAVIGGTASKLSGGKFANGAATGVFSQAFNHETSEQRRVNAQKAQSLSFNGKSLQWLDANGKVVNEWAAVSGREGYQSGEFQGQEDKGPIPEGIWAVRQERLQVRDQSAWQEFKGMFGLGTWPGGHNSWGDYRVWLEPLGNTNTYDRSGFSIHGGVIPGSAGCIDLCGLMPSFVQKFQSYGQDMILTVKY